The genomic DNA GCATACGTGCGATCTATCCGGACGTGGACGGTACGCGGTTGGTGTTTATCGATGACCACAGTCAGGGCTATCTGTTTATTGCCGCCTGTGACGAAACGATACGGATACCGGACTTCCCCAAACACTGCACCGGCGTTCTGTGGGACCTTTCACAGCCTCACATTTTCGTAGCAAACGATCGAAATACCTGCACCACGTACGCCTTCGTGCGCGTTTCGGTGAAGGgtaaaatggtggaaaaagtCGGCACAACAGGCCTGATAAGTGAGCAGACACCGCTGCTGCTTTACGATGGCGATCTGTGCCTGCACGCAGCCGGCGGAAAGCTAACATCGATCGTGCTGGACACACACGCCAACAAACCAGGGCGCGATGTAAAGGAGCAGCTGCGTACGACGAAGCTGATGCGCAAGTACGGAGATGCGTGGGAACTGTGCAAGCTGATGAACGACGAGGACGAATGGCGAGAGCTCGGAATGGCTGCCATTGCCGATTTGAATGTGGCTTTCGGTGAGCATTTCGTACCGTTCGTTTTAACATGCGAATGAATGAGAATGTGTGGTGTCTTTGCAGCAACGAAAGTGTTCCGCAACATTGGAGACGTTGCAATGGTTTATGCGCTGGAGGAAGTGAGCCAAATCGAGGATCTCAACACACTGGCCGGGTTTTGTGCCGTGCTGGGGAACGAAATTGAAGAAGCTAAAGCGCTGTTCGCCAAAAGCAGCAATCCATCCGAAGCGCTCGAGCTGTGCCGCGATCTACTGCAATGGGAGCAGGCGATGGCGCTGGCCAGTACGCTAGCACCGGAGCAACTGCCTTTTCTAGCGCGCGAGTATGGCGCTCAGCTGGAATTTACGTAAGGAATGTATGAATGCCAATCTGTAGCGCTTCTACAgggtatttttaaaatatttgcagAGGAAACCATGCCGAAGCACTGATGAACTTTGAACGAGGTCTTAAGCACACGGAATCGGAAtccaaacagcagcagcaacagcacgagCAACACGTTAAGCAGTGCAAGGCCGGAATTGCCCGTACAAGCATAAAGTGTGGTGATGTCCGGCGCGGACTTCAGCTAGCGCTGGAGCTAAATGACAAGCAGCTGTACAATGAATGTGGTGAAGCAATGCTTGCCGCGGGCCATTTGGCTGAGGCAGCTGCAATGCTGGAAAAGGGAGAAAGCTGGGACAAGGCGGCAGAAATATTTATCAATCTAAAGCAGTGGAAAAAGGTGGACAACATCTTGCCGAACGTCGTCAGCCTTAAGCTGCACGCTGCTTACGGTCGGGCGAAAGAAGCCGAAGGCCACTACGCCGATGCTATCAACAGCTACCAGCTGGCCGGAGATTTGGACGGTGTTGTGCGAATATATCTGCAGCACCTAGACGACCCACATTCGGCGTCGGAGATTCTGCTGGAAACGCGTTCCGTGGAGGGATCGAAGCTGCTGTCGAAGTACTTTGAGCAGCACGGTGATTATGAGTCGGCGATACAGTTTCTCATACTGTGCGGCTGTGTAGCGGAAGCGTTCGCTATTGCCCAgaagcagaacaaaatcgTGTACTACGGTGAGGTGCTGGAACAGAGCGCAGCTGCGAAACCGGCCGACTTTCTGCAGCTGGGCGGCTATTTCGATGGCGAAAAGTACACGCTGCTAGCCGGCAAGTACTACTTTTTGGGCAAAGAGTACTCCAAAGCGCTGAAGCTGCTGCTCAAGGCGGCCTCCGTAGGCAGTGAGGAAAATACGGCCCTGTCCCTAGCGATCGATTGCGTAGCGTCGGCTGGAGATGAACAATTGTCCAACGTGCTGATCGAGTACCTGTTGGGCGAGTCGGACGGTGTGCCGAAGGATCCGAAGCTACTGTTCCGGCTGTACATGGCCAAGCGGCAGTTTAAGGAAGCGGCCAAAGCGGCCATGATCATAGCCAACCAGGAACAGATTGCAGGCAACTATCGCAGCGCACACGACTTGCTGTTTTCCATGTACCAGGAATTGAAACGCAATCAGCTGGCGATTGCGACCGACATGAAAGTAACGCTCGCCCTGCTCCATCGCTACACGCTCGTTCGGGTGCACGTAAAGCGAGGAAACCATTTGCTGGCGGCGAAACTGTTGCTTCAGGTGGCGAAAAACATTTCCCAATTTCCTTCACGTGTGTATTGAATTGCTAGCTTTTCATGCTGGGTTTTTCTTAACGTTTGAGTTTATCATTTTAGACGTTGTCCCGATCCTTACTTCAACCGTCATCGAATGCCATCGGACCGGTCTTCGAAAGTCTGCGTTCGAGTACGcggttatgctgatgcgttctGAACATCGGAGCCAGATCGACGCCAAGTACATCAAGAAGATCGAATCGATCGTAAGGAAAGCTCCACGGGGACCGATGGAAGATGAAGGTGAACAGCAGGAATCGAGTCCGTGCCCGGTTTGTGAAGCACCGCTGCCCAACATGCACATAGTGTGCGGGCAGTGTAAAACCACGTTACCAATATGTGTGGCTACGGTAATCATCTATCAGAACTGCATGGGGAGGAACTCGATTAACTCAACCTACAAcgatttgtttccttttgtcTTCAAGGGACAGCACATAGTTCGCGATGACGTAGCTGCATGTCCCGAGTGTGATTTCCCCGCCATGAAGGTGGAATTTATCAAGTAACTATTGTTTGCTATAACTGATGAGAAGATTTGATGTGTTAAACCGCCTTTAATTGGTCATTCGTTACAGAATTTTGGAAACAACCAACAATCAATGTGCAATGTGTGGCGAGGAAATCGACGCTGGGCGACTGGTCGATATCGATGACATACAACCGTATATCAACGCCGGCACTTAATGGATTGGTCTAATTGCAGGCGCAGTTAGGAAAAGTGTCTTTACTCGGTGAACTCGTGTACCTTGTATTCTTGTTTTTTAGCATTTGACGTAACTTAACCTAAGAAAAGTAAGTGTTCaatataataataaatgtaatatttaatttaactacCTAATTGCAAGGTGCTTCCAGCGCTTGGTGGTCTTGATCCACTATGGAAGCATACAATAAGGCTcacaaacaacattttatggGTTAGGTCGTCGGTTGTCTtgctcatgacatgatcaaccCACCGATATTTCGCAAATTCATATCGCTGTACAATATAGAGATCGTCATAGAGTGACTGTAGAAGCGCCTCGATTGTGTCTTTCCACCTCTTTCTCTACAACTGAGCAGCCTACTGCATATCTCCCAACTATCCATTGatttaatgtttttgtttgttgcaatGCACATTTTCGCGCCGCAATTTGCGCAATATGTAGCGGTGCGTTAATATTTTGCTAAACTGACGCAAGCGCGCCTAGCGTTCCCCCTTTTGTCAAATGTGCCGTTTCAGCGTTCTGTTTTCGTCTGCGTGTAGCCGTGAGCTAACCAACACAAGACGAAAGCGAATCATAAAAATAACGCAAGTGGAACTGGACGGACGTGCCGGGCACTCGTCTGCGTGCGGGTTTTAAGTTTCTTCTTACAATCGTTTTACGGGAAGCAGTGAAAAATTGAGTAAATCAGCACGATAACGCGAAACACGTGCAGTGAAGTGCGAATGGTATAtcgaaagcaaaccaaaaagtaAGGGCCCAGAGCCAGGGAGTGTTGTCGGACGGCGGACGGGTACCAAATTTTCCGAGGGTGTGCTGCTAATATGTACGTGCgtgttatttaaatatttacctcAGCCCCATGAAATCCCTGATGAACCAAGGCTGATTGGATTATTTTCAACGCACAGTACAACTGCGGCAAATACTGGCTAGAATGTCGGTTGCTATAGCAAAAGCAGTGCGGATggtgtgatgatgatattgatggtggtgaaaaatgttttgttttcttttcgtttcgttttgtgggttggaaaaacgaaaacgccAGGACGGAAACGTTGGTGCAAAAAGCATGCGTTGTAGTAGTGCAAGGCCAACCCTAGAGGCCAATAGGAAAATCATTAACAATATTAATCGCACAACTTTTCGCGTCTTGTGGTCGTGAAACCTTCCTCCTgtacgtgtgagtgtgtgtggggaaaatcgtattttttttattcctagTTTTTCCTAGGGAGTCCTGCAAAACGTAGCACGACGCATTATTTATGTATTATTGATTATGAAGctccagctgctgcagcagctttAAAATTTGACCAGCTTTGAACGAAACACGGGGCCAAAAGTGATACCGGGGGGATGTATTATCAGCAGTAGGTTTATCCACTTCTTGCAACAACGCAATCAGTGCATGGAGATTTGCAGCAAAAACATACTCCAAGCCACCACACACCATTGGTGGATGACGTAAAAGTTTTGTTGGTGCCCTTTTTTGCA from Anopheles stephensi strain Indian chromosome 2, UCI_ANSTEP_V1.0, whole genome shotgun sequence includes the following:
- the LOC118507377 gene encoding WD repeat-containing protein 19, with amino-acid sequence MSNEKVLYRHEEPHGQGDVYFLWQTGASAQLLASTGSDGTVAIFNRQGQLQERIVLQGLCAGFAWDRYGDVLAIITASSHQLIIWDSNSQKKQTVDIGLRDLPSCIIWSKKIAILAVGTSRGNLSIYNHISTKRIPILGKHTKRITCGAWSTENILALGSEDKYLTLSNEEGDTLRSIQLRDCPSDMYFAEMKTDERVPGENTISMILGKRTLFLYHLPEPDSPTELGFQQRYGSLLQHKWFADGYILLGFSLGHVVAISTHPREVGQELWQVKNHRDSLNSIAVCKELELIASCGDNNVKVHSMTNLQETVKILSLPDQAALKHVEWSADGQLLGVTTSQGAICVFVTKLHSLYAVAPPRIALLSSLAEIAIYHYAHDRQKSPPVLITLEIEPSFLTIGPYHMACGMNNHVWFYDLGRSLSDTPLLLGDREYMSEIKQVALSSEYCAVLCGGQIMLHTIESSNEATQNREPKIFPDEIRGIAESVITCLGLTNDFLCFATDLGNIVYFSLENWSTVLQFRHQVGIRAIYPDVDGTRLVFIDDHSQGYLFIAACDETIRIPDFPKHCTGVLWDLSQPHIFVANDRNTCTTYAFVRVSVKGKMVEKVGTTGLISEQTPLLLYDGDLCLHAAGGKLTSIVLDTHANKPGRDVKEQLRTTKLMRKYGDAWELCKLMNDEDEWRELGMAAIADLNVAFATKVFRNIGDVAMVYALEEVSQIEDLNTLAGFCAVLGNEIEEAKALFAKSSNPSEALELCRDLLQWEQAMALASTLAPEQLPFLAREYGAQLEFTGNHAEALMNFERGLKHTESESKQQQQQHEQHVKQCKAGIARTSIKCGDVRRGLQLALELNDKQLYNECGEAMLAAGHLAEAAAMLEKGESWDKAAEIFINLKQWKKVDNILPNVVSLKLHAAYGRAKEAEGHYADAINSYQLAGDLDGVVRIYLQHLDDPHSASEILLETRSVEGSKLLSKYFEQHGDYESAIQFLILCGCVAEAFAIAQKQNKIVYYGEVLEQSAAAKPADFLQLGGYFDGEKYTLLAGKYYFLGKEYSKALKLLLKAASVGSEENTALSLAIDCVASAGDEQLSNVLIEYLLGESDGVPKDPKLLFRLYMAKRQFKEAAKAAMIIANQEQIAGNYRSAHDLLFSMYQELKRNQLAIATDMKVTLALLHRYTLVRVHVKRGNHLLAAKLLLQVAKNISQFPSHVVPILTSTVIECHRTGLRKSAFEYAVMLMRSEHRSQIDAKYIKKIESIVRKAPRGPMEDEGEQQESSPCPVCEAPLPNMHIVCGQCKTTLPICVATGQHIVRDDVAACPECDFPAMKVEFIKILETTNNQCAMCGEEIDAGRLVDIDDIQPYINAGT